In the Haladaptatus sp. QDMS2 genome, TGTAGAACGAGTAGTAATTCACTGGTAAGAATCATTAACTTATGGACTGTGTGAACCAATCGTTAATCGCTCTATGACAGCCCGAAAACTCTTCATTCAAATTCGAGGAAGTAATCTGCCTTGAACTCTCGATGACCCTCGGAGAGATAGCTACCAATACTCTGTGAGGCAAACAGTTCCACCTCTGGTTCAGGGTCGTCTTGAAACTCTAAGAGCCTCTCGAATTCACGATCTCTTCTACATTTCCTGACGTAATACGTGAGCCTGTTCCGCTCCGGTGAGATCTCGTGAGGGAATATTTCACTGCGAGCGGTGACCGCTGTATAGCAGTAGATTGGAGTCGAGTAAGACTCCTATAGGTGTGTCAGTAGGTTTCGACTTCGAGGTTCGGAATCTGGTCGAAGTGGCCGACGTTCTTCGTCAGCACCGGCTCCTCGTGGACGAACCCTGTCGCACCAATAAGTTCGTCGCTCGGGTCGTTCAATGGCTCGTCTCGGCGAGTGAGTTCGCCTGCAATTCGTCCCGCTTTCCGCGCGATAGCGGGCGTCACCGGGTACACCTCCTTTGTGCCGAGAATCGCGTCGACGTTGTCGCGTTCGGCCTGCGTTCGATCGACGTAGCCGATGCCCCAGTACAGTTCATAGAGCGTCATCACGGAGAGGCGTTCTGGAATTTGCTGGTCTTGTAGTTCGATGGCTTTCTCGAGGGCGGCCGCATCCTCCCGTCCAACATCTTTCAAAAATAACGTATACAGAATCAGTCACTCGCGCTCCTCACGGTGGCGAGGGGAATAGTCGTCGTAGGCTCGGCTTTGGGCCGTCCGGATTTCTTCGACCTCTTCGTCGGTGAACAGTCCGGCAAGGTCGCTGATCGGTCTGTCGCGTGCCAGCCGCGCGACTGCCTCGGAGACGGTCTCGCCCTCGCGTTTGCGCCGTTCCAGTGCGTGATAGGCGTCCTTCGTCAGGCGGACATTCTTGTAGTCCGTGCTCACGTGTATACATATGTATATAGAGTGGATATTGCTACCGGTCACTGCTGACTACCTTTTCTGAATTCAGAGAAACTAGATTCCTATCAATTTCTGAGTCTTCGAGCAAAATCTATGAAAACCTTCGGCCAACTGACGAAATATCTCTGCACGAGGTAAATATATTAGTCTTGGGCCTAAATCGTCCTCCATGCCCGAACCAGACACTAACCCAGTGGCGGAGTTCAACCTTGCCGCCGAGTTCGGGGCTGAGTTGGCTGCAGCACCGACCGACGAGCGTGTCTACCGGGTCGCCCTCCAGCTCTACGAACCGACACGCGTTGCGGGAGTTGCTGAACGGGCAGAGTGCTCACCCGATACTGCACGTCGGCATCTCACCCGGCTCGTCGATATCGGCGTCCTCGACCAGGTCGGCGACTCACCCGCAACCTACCAGCGGAACGAATCGTACTTCGAGTGGCGAAAACGCAACCGGCTCAAACAACTCTCGACGGGTCAACTCCAAACTCGCCTCACAGAGCTAACCGCTCGTGAACGAGAGTTCCGCGACCAGTACGGCGTCGCCCGACCTGACGATGTCGACGCGTTCGACCACGCCGACTACGATCAGCTCGAAGACGTATGGTTAGACCTCAGCGAGTGGGAAACCGTGCGGCGCCGCATTCGCCGACTGGAAGACGTCCGTCAGCAGCGAACGGGTGACTTCCCATCGGAGGCCGCCTGACTGTGGGCGAGCCGGGAGACAGTCAGCGAACCATCGACGCGGCAACGCTTCGCTATCTGGCACGGATTCTCGCACAGCAATCGGAAGTGAGTGGAACATCGCTCTTCCCAGCGAACAAGCAGGAAAGCCTCATTGTGCATCTCAGTCGTGACTACTATCCAACGGCGATGACGGCTGTCTGGTTGGAGCTCCGCGTCTATACGAACGGAGAATTCCACGTCTCATATCTCGAACGGTATCGTGGGGACCAACGTCGGTGTCGGTGGGACCGTCACGACCAATCACACAACAGCCGTGATCATTTCCATCCATTCCCGACTGCGAGTACAACCGGAGCTGAAGATCGAGAGTTCCCCCCAGACCTCACGACAGTGCTTCAAACGGTCGTCCTCCCATGGGTTGAAGACCGCCTTGGAGAAGTCTGGGAAGAGTAAAGCGGGTCGCGATTGGCGGAATCGCTCCGAGACCAACCACGTAGCCAGGTCACCAAACTCGGCAATGGTAGCACAACGAATATATCGAAAATCTAATACTATTTGGAAAAGTAACGTAGTAGGGTAAATATTAACTGTCTGACTTTGTAATGAATTACCACATGGAGACCTTCCCCATCGCAGGTCGAATCATCAACACCAAGTTGGTCTTCGGCCTCACCGCCCGCGAAGCAGGCGAGGTCCTCATCATCCCCTTTCTCGCCCTCGGCATCGCTCAGAGCCTCGGGTTCACCGGCACACTGTTCATGATCGCTGGTGGCATCGGTCTCACCCTCGGCATCCTCATCCTCCTCGTTGCGCCCGCTGGCCAGCGACCAATCAGCTACGCCCGTGCTGCAGCTGACTATTATCTCTCGTCGAATACCTACTACAATCGCCGTACTCGCCCCGAAGAGGAAACACCCCTGGTCCAGGACGTCGTCGGCGTCCGGCAGGACGGCCTCGACATCGAGACGATCGAAGCAGAGCAGGAGACCGAATCGAGGTGACTGTGCATGGGCTCTGCCTCCTCCGACGAGACCACCGACGGAACCACCGCCGAAAGCGATGAGGAACACGCAGTAGACGAGACAACGAACGGGAACGCTTCATCCGATACGTCGCCCGGACACTCAACGAGTGCGTCAGCGAGCGAGTCGGGGTCCACTTCGGACCCCGAGCTACAGAATGATGCCCAGCCGACCGCTGCGCTTCAGAACGACGCATCGCCGACAGCACCGGAGTCAGACCTCGAAGTCCTCCAGGCACTCGATACGTTCCTCGACGATATCGATACGGATCTCCCGACCGCTCGCGAACGGGCTCGGGCTCGCGACCACTTCGACCTCGAAAACCGGCTCGGCGAGTCCACGACCACGCAAGAGAAACTCGGCTTTGACTACGTTCGCGACGACGGCATCGCCGTCGACGAGAACAGCTACATCGGGCTGCTGAAAGTTCATCCGCAGAACTGGCTCTCGCTCAGCGACCAGGCGAAACGCGACACGATGAGCGCGTATATGTCGTTCCTCATGTCGCTCGAGTCCAGCGTCGCTGTCCCCTGTTATCCGAAGACCTTCGACCTGACTGGCCACCTCGAACGCTTCTACACCGCCGGCGCGAGCATGGCCTCGCGTGGTCAGACGCCCATTCTCCAGTACGGGCGCAAGTTCTACATCCAGTGGGCGAACACGAACATCGAAGACGAGGACCTCAAACAGCGCGATTTCTACATCGTCACGCGCGTCGACGCCGATCAGGTACACAAGGATCTTGAGACGGGGAGTGTGTTGAGCCAGCTCGGGACGCTTCCAGTCATCGGGACGGTCTTCTCGGGGATTGTCGATCGAACACCACTGGGTGACTCCCATGAGGAAGCCCGGACCGAACTCTGTATCCGCGAGGTTCGGCAGCGCCAGCGACGGATTACGAACAAGCTCGGTCGGACAGATGTGTCCATCGAACGAGTCACCAACCGTCAGGAAACGATGGAGATCCTCTATCACTACTACAACCACGTCGACCCAACGTTCGAGAAGTTCTCGCATGCGACGAAAACGGAGGGTGAGCACTGATGGCGGGGCGATTCAATCGCCTTCTCTCGTGGCTACCCGTGGGGAATCGCGAGCAAAGCATCGATGATATCGACGACGAGACGTTCGACCGGGCAGCGGAAATCCTCGAAGCGAACGGGGACGACCTCACGAAGGAGAACATCCGCGAACAAGCCCAGTACCTGCTTGAGGTCGAGGACGTTGACGAGGGTGAACTCCGAATCGGCATCGTGCAGGACGAGACCGAGCAGACGCTTGCCGACCGGGATGTCATCGCACCTCGCCAGCTCCAGGAGGTCTCGAATCTCTTCGAGTCGGGCTACATGGTTCGCAATGACCAGTTCGTCCGTACGCTCACCATCCACGGCTACCCCGAGCGCGTTCCCCTCGGGTGGCTTACGGACCTTTACACGACGAACGACCAGGTCCGCGTCACCCAGCATATCGAGCCACGCGATACCGGATCAGTGCTCCGGAAACTCCAGAAGCGTCTCACCCAGTTGCGAGCCCGCCTCCACAAGAAACACGAGAAGAACCAGACCGACACCCACGAGGCAGAGGCGGACCGTGACATGGTCAAAGACCTCATCTGGGACATCATCCTTGGTGAGACGAAGCTCTTCGACTTCGCGATCTATATCGAGATCATCGCTGACACCGAGCAGGAGCTCGACGACGCCACCGAACGCGTCGTCGAAACGCTCGGCACAGCGAATGCCAAGGCAGTCACGCTCGACAAGCGCCAGATCGAATCACAGGACGCCCTCGCCCCGCTCGGCGACGACCCAATCAAAGCGACCCAACTGATGCAGGAAACCGCTGTGGCGACGATGTTCCCCTTCATCGAGCCGGCTGTAGCCGACCCTGAAGGCGTCTTCTATGGGTTCGACGGGACGAACACGCCCGTGCTGCTCGATCGCTACCGGCTCTCGTCGTACTCGAAGGCGATCGCCGGGAAGATGGGGTCGGGTAAGACGTTCGCCGAGAAGCACGAAATGTACCATCGCATGATGATGGACCCCGAGATCGAGATGCTCGTCCTTGATCCGCTCGGGGATTTCGTCGACTTCGCGAACGACCTCGGCGGCCAGGTCATCCGCTTCGGTGGGCAGAATACGGTCAATCCACTCGAAATACGGCGCGGCATCGACGACGTCGCGGACGACCCGTTCAAGAAGAAGTTCCGCTCGGTGATGGAGCTGTTCCGCACGCACTTCTCGGCGGTTGCCGACCAGTCACTGAGCAAGGAGCAGGAAGGCATCCTTCGTCGGGCAGTTCGTCTCGCCTATCTCAAACACGGTATCACTCCCGACCCAGCGACGCACGAAAACACGAGCCCGACGATGCAGGATGTTCTCGACATCCTGCACGCACTCACCGACGGCGACCGACCATCGGCGTTTCTCGAGCTGCACGCGGATGCAGACGAGGAGCGCGTTCGCCCGGAGATCGAACAGCTAGAGCTGCGGTTCAAAGAGGCCGACGAGAAGTACGCCTATCAGCTTCTCCTCGGCCTGGAAGCGTTCCAACACGGTGGGGAGAACGACAATCTGAACGGGCAGACGAACGTCGAACTCGACAACCGGCTGGTCGTCATCGACATGTCGATGTTCGCCGACACGGGACAGGCACCGCTGTTCATGCACGTCATGTTCGACTGGATCTACCAGCGCGCCCAGAGCAGTGACCGCCGGACGCAGGTCACCATCGACGAGGCCCACTACCTCCTGCGGCGAGCGGCGACGACGGACATGATCGACCTGTTCATCCGGCACAGCCGCCACTTCAACACGGCGATCACGCTCATCTCACAGACCGTCGACGAGTTCATCGCGAAGTCCGACAAGAAATCCGAAGAGGCCGTCGAGAAGGCGCGGAACGTCTACAATCTCTGTGACATCAAGCAGATCTTCCATCACGAATCGGTCAGCGACGCAATGGTTGACTTCCACGGTCTCACGCCCTCTGAGCAGAACTTCATCGCGACCGCCCAGACCGGCGAGGACGGTGGCTACTCCGAATGCCTGCTCGCGGTGAACGACTGGACGAAGTCGCTCGCCCTCCACGTCAACGACTACGAAGTCCAGGTCCTCGATGACGACCTCGACCCGTGGGAGTATCTCGTCGACCAGCGATACATCGACGCCGGCGACGTCGAGTATCTCGCCCAAGAGGGTCGTGTTGACGACTACGCGATTCCGGACTCGTTGCTCGATGAGGCCGGTGTCTCGACAGCACCGCAAGAGGCCGATGACTAATTCGCGTCACTACATTCGAATCGAGCCATCGCGGGAACGTGTCGACCCTGCGGATATCGTCTCCCGGCTGGCTGGCCTGCGCAAGCTTCGAACGGGCTGGAAGATCAAATTCGATCCACGGAAGAGTCCCCCCACGTTCGAATTCCTTGCCCTCACCCAGGGGACGGATGCGCCGGTTCGATTCTATCTGGGCGTTGATGACGAGGGATTGCTGCCGACGCTCGAATCCGAATTACAGACCGCCTATCCAGCGAGTTACGATATCTACGAGGAAGCAATCGACCTCCGAACTGAACTCTGCAACGATGACCACCTCGGTGACGGTGGAGAGAACACGGAGGCTGTCGATGATGGAGGCGACACCTCACTTTCCGAGCGGACGCCACTCGCAGCCCGCTGGAGCGGTATCGGTGAACGGAGTCGCGACTGGATGACGCCGCTCAAGCAGTACTCACAAGTCCAAGAAGCGGGAACCCAGTCGGGAAATCCGGCACGAGCACCACTCGCGACGGCCGTCGAACGGCTTACGGAGGCCACCGCACCCACCGCGTTGCAAGTGTTGTTCACCCGCTACGGGAACTGGCAGCGAGCTGCCGAAGGTCGAAAAAAGCAGATCGAGACCAAACACGATGGCGCACTCCAGTCCGCACGAACCAGCCTCGCCGATATGGTCTACGGTGCCGACCAGGAGCGCATTCGCGATCGTCGACGAGGTCGTGACCCACCGCACGTCGGCGAGAGCACCCGGCAGACGTCGAGTGCCGCGAGTGGAGCGGTTGCCTCCCGACAGGCACTCATCGACCAGAAGGGGCCCTCACAGACGTTTCTCGTGAACCTCCGCACCGTCACCGTCCTTCCAGATACTCCCGAGGACGCAGTCAGAGCCCAAGCTGCGAACAATATCGAGACGCTGGCGAACGCGTTCAACCACCTCGACGGCTACTTCTATCACCTCGACGGCAGTCGCGTCTCGAAGAGCCTGACGAACATTCGCGACCCAGCTCGGAAGGAACTGAGCCGACTGCTGAATCGGTCGTTCAACCAGTCGTGGATGGGGAAACGTCGCCCGCAACTCGTGTTGAACGCGGACGAACTTGCGAACTTTGTGGCGGTGCCGAGCGCGCAGACACTCACAACTGAAGGGTCACGCGGTGCTCGTGGCAAGGAACGACTCCGCCAGCCACTGCCGTTACCCGACCCGGATCTTCTCGAAGCGTTCTCGGGCCCAGGCATGGCGGTTGGGAAGCCGCTCCGGAACCGGAACGAATCGCTGGACGAGCCGATCCGCATCCCACCAGATCTCTTGACGACGAGTTACATTCGGGCGGCGTCGACGGGGAGCGGGAAGTCAACGGCCACGCAGGCCGAGATGCTCTCGCTTCACGAGCATGTCGACGGGCCGACTGTGCTCCTCGAGGGGAAGGGTGACGGGATGGCCGAGAACTATCTCCACGCCCACTACGCCACGAACGGAAACCTGGACGACGTCTACTATTTCAACGCGCCAGACACCCTGCCGGCGGTCTCGTTTTTCGATATTCGCCCGGCGCTTGCAATGGGGCGTTCTCGTGCGGACGCTGTCCAGGATAAAGTCGAGCATTTCCACGAGATCATGCGACTCATCCTCGGTGAGGAGCGCCATAATCAGGCGTACGTCGCCAACGAAATCCTCACGTTCCTGATCAAGGGGCTGTTCGACCGGGAGTACGGCCACGACGCGTTCAGCCTCGAAGACCTGATACAGGCCGTCTTCCGAATGAGCCGAGAGAAGACGCTCCCCGAACTCTGTGATGCGAACGCGCACATCGAGCAGTCGCTGGTCCAGAAGTGCCAGGTCGATGAGCGTCAGTTCCAGCAGACGATGGGTGCGGCAGCGAATCGACTCGACAAGCTCGTCGAACACGAACACCTCTACCAGATGTTCACCCACGTCCCTGAGTGGGACGACGAGGCCGAGGAGTACGTCGGGAACGCCTTCGACTTCCGTGAGTTCGTCGACGACGACGCCGTCATCCTGTTCGACCTTGGTGAGTTCCGGGCTGAATCCCAGCACGCCCTGACGATGATTCTGTTGAGCAATCTCTGGGACGCTGTGCAGGGTCGCCGCGGAAGGGGCCGGTCGCTGACCGGGGATGGCAACGACGACGAGGATGCCGATGATACGATTGTGAATATGATCATCGAGGAGGCTGCCCCAGTCGCGACGTCCTCGCTGGTCTACGAACAGTTCATTCCTCAGGGGCGCGCGTTCGGCGTGAGTCTCGGGTTGATACTACAGTACCCCGAGCAAGTAGCGCAGTACAGTACGTCCGATCGGGCGTATACGGAGATTCTGAACAACGTCAAGACGAAGCTCATCGGGAATATTGCGACGGATGCGAAGCTCGCCGAGTCGATGGCGCACGAGAATCTCAGCACGTCCGAGTTCCGTAATCGCATCAGTCGGTTGCCGGACGGCGAATGGATCGCTCAATTACCGAGCCCTCGGTTCGGAGAGACTGGTCCGGCGCCGTTCTCGCTCGCATCGCTGCCAATTCCCGAGGGGCACCCAGAGAGCGAGGCACCGCTTTCGGGCGACGACCGGCATCTCTTCGAGGAGCAACAGATTCCCCGGGTGATGCGACGAACGCAGGACGAGTGCAGTTTACCGGGACGGACGAGTCGATTCGCTCGCGAGGAGGTTCGGGAGACGCTCGACGAGGTGGGCGATGACGTCGACGGAGAGTCTGCGTCGGCGAGCGAAAGCACAGCCGCCGCTGAAGCAGCTGCCGGCGGCACCCCATCGGAAACCTCATTCTTCGGTGCACGTAGCGCGAGCGACGACACAAGCGCGTCTGTGGACCGCGAGCAAACGACCGCGACGAACGAGGCCCAAATGTCATCGACTGAGGAGCGCTCCATCGGTAGCGCGCCCATGTTCGGCGCAGCTGCCGACGAGTCACAGGATGCTGAGAGAACTCCACAGTCTTCGACTCCCGAGCCGGCAGGCACGACGGCTCAAGAAGAACGGGCCGACGATACAGCGGAGACGTCGGAGACGACAGAAGCATCGGGTGGGACGTCACTGCCCGAGCACATCCGCCATGATGCGGATGCCGATCGCTACATCTGTGGCCTCTGTGGAGCCGAGTATACCCCGTCCGAGGAGCGGAAGGCCAGTGCGTGCTGTCAGTTCGCGTCGAAAGACGACGTCTTCGTCGCAGCCCGCCGAGCGCGGTCCACGGCCGAGAGCTCCAGCGAACTGTTCACGCGACTGGGGAACATCACCGAACATGCCGACACGTACGGTATCGAGATGACGATCCAGGACTTCGCGTCGTTGGATGCGTCCGCTGGCGAGACCGCCACCGCCCCCAACAGCGGTACAGAAGCATCACCAGAACCAGAGCAGGACCCGACCACCGACAACTCACCCCCGACTCGGTTTCAAGCGGCAACGACGACCATTCCGGATGAGACTCTCCGCGAGGAAGGTGTCACACGCGATGAGGCGGCATTTCTCGGTCTCGTGCTGGATGCGATGAACCACCAACTCGAGGAGTATTCGCTCACGGAGAGTATGACTGCGCTCGAAGAGCCCTTCTCAAATCTCGACATCGAGACGCTTACACAGAAAGCGTTCCTCGAAGAACACCGCTCGTTCCGCCAGAAGTACTACACTGTGTTACCGGCTGGCCGTGAGTTTCTGGATCGCTCGCTTGAGGCCAATCCGGGCGTCGGCGATCTCGGTGAGAAAACCCCACACAAAGCTGGCGTCGTCTTCCTCGAAGCCTGGCTCGCCCAACAGGAGGACGTCGCTCGAACGGAGATCTACTATCAGCATGGGGACGACACAGTCTTCGACGTCGCTGGCTTCGATGCTTCTGACGATCTTGCCTGGGTTGGGGAAGTGGAAACGCCGAGCAATAATTCCGAGGCGCTGCTCGCGGACTACGAGAAGCTTGCGAGCGTCGACGCGGCTGCTGTCTGGGCCGGTGAAGATAAGGCATTCATTCTGGACGCGATCGAGACACTCACCGACGCCGGGAAAGTCGATTTCTCGCTGAGTTCGACCCAGCGACGGACGATTAGCTCGCTTCGCGCAGCAATCGGCGAGTACGACGATCCGGGGATGAAGGCACTCCACACGTTCCGAAGTCTCGAAACGGAGGTGCCTGAGTAACGATGGCCCTCTCATGGCGAGAGGCGACACGAGAGGAACTCCACACCTACTACACGGAGGCGTTTCCCGAGTACGTTGACGAACTCCCCTCATTCGTTACCGTCGATGGGCCCAGAGAATTCGCTATTGCGTTTCGTGAGGGATACCCGATCCGGAAGCAGGACGCTCCGGATCGGTCGTTCATTCGCCGCAATACGTGGCAAACGAGTCGGTCAGGCGACCGGACAGTGCAGCAGTTCGAGGCGACTGAGAACTTCGTCGAGTTCATTCAGCACCCCGCACGGTACGACCCCGCTCAGGGCAGTGCCTACGCCCTCGCCGATCCGGACCTCTTGGATCGACCGGAGCCACGCCCCGACGCGGTCTACTATGCGCTCGATCACTGGGATCGGCCGTGGGTGCTCGCAGTCGATATCGACGCGAAAGACATCGCCGCAGAGCGCGCTTCCCGTGAAACCACCACTGGTGAATCAACCGACGATGTCGAGACTGAGCAGCTTCGAGCCGCCGGGATACTCGACAGCCCCCCTGAGGGATATCCCTACTCGTTCGACGATATCGAGCAGGCCCTCGACTACGGCTTTGCAGTCCAAGAGATCTTCGAGGATGACTTCGCGGCCGACGAGACGATGGTCGTCTACTCGGGCCAGGGCTGTCACGTCTACCTGCTCGATACGGATCGCGAACACCACTACGACGAACAAAGCCGCGAGGTCATCAACGACCTGCTGCTCGACGAATATGAGATTCCCATCGACCCAGTCGTCACGGCCGATCGACGCCGGGTAATGCGGCTACCCTACTCGCTACACGCCGATGTCTCGCGTGTCGTCCAGCCCATCGACGGTCCAGGATTCGACTTCCGAACCGAGGCGACGCCCAACTTCCTTGACTCATGAGTCGAGACACTCCAGTAGACGACGAGTATACGGCGTACCGAGTGGCCGCCCTTCCACGGGACGAAGGCGAGTTCCAGCTCACGCAGCTGTTCGAGCGTGGGTATCAGCGCTGGATGGTCGATGGCGAGCAGCAAACGGAGAAGATGCTTGCAGATATCGAGCGGTTCACCACCGAAGCGTTCGCGCCGAGCACGCGAGAGCAGGCAGCCGAGCGCCCCTATGTGGACGATCCGGGAGCGCTAGCCATCCTCACGACGCTCGGGGCAGTCTGCATCATGGACCATCCGAAACTCGCGGATACGCCGTCCCGTCATCTCGCGCTCCTCGGTGATCTTCGCGAACTCTACGTCAACAATATCGGGTCGCTCGTTCGCGAGTACGATGACTGGTCGCTCCATCAGGAGATCGCCGAAACCCTCTACGCGAAAGCACCCGGCGAGGACGGCGTCCATCCAGGACGTGTCTGTACGGACATCACGACCCGTCCTGAGTTTGGCGAGGGGTACTATCTCGAAATCCCACTCGTCGCCGCCTCACGAAAATGTCTGGCTCGTGCAGAGGGCGATGAGAACCAGCAGGGAGAGATTCAGGCCCACATCGCGGACAACCACCTGTACGTCCCCGTCTCGGATTTCATGGAGAAATACCGCGAGTACGCAGAAGACGCGTTCGGACGTCTGCTCGCGGTGCAAGAAACGGCGCTGACTGCAGACCAGCGGAGCTGGCTCACCGCGAACGAATCAGCGATCACCGACCGCATCGACCGGTTCTTCCAGGCCGGGCAGACCCACCGTGTGTGGGAGAACTGGAGTCGGCAGAAGCGCGATATCCGGACGATCATCAACGCCGTCAAAGCCGCGGACGCCGACACTGCACAGCTCGATGAGCCGCAGACAGCACGAGATCTGCACGAGGCGCTGGAGGGGTACGAGCCTGACCGGACGTGGGAACGGCATGCCTGTAACTCCTTTTCGACGCCACGGAGTCTGGGGAACACCCTGACCGCGATGCAGAATCACGCGAGCGTCTCTGTCGAGCACAAGTGGGAGAATCGCTATACGCTCACCGAGTACAGCGATGGGGCGCGCCCCATACACGTCGACGGCCTCGAGGACTTGTTCGAACTGCCCTGTCTGGCGGCGATGGACGACCGTCTCCACGAGAAGAAGCCTGTTCGGAAGGATCTGTTCAATTTGGTGCGGATGGCGTGGTGGCTCCCCCAGTACCGGGACGCGAGTACGGAGGAATTCATCAGCGACGTGAAAGCCCTGTTCTCGCGGTGGTCCTGGTATGACGACGAGGTGACGGAGTACCAGATCCGGTACGAACTCGACAACGATATCGGCGGTGAAATCCCCCTCCCGATGAATTGTGCGAATGATGATATGCAGCGGTACTGCATCGGACGTGACCAGTGCCCCTACTCGATCTATGGGAGCCTTCCGTTCCCAGAAGAGATGTACGAGCAGATCGACGACCAGCCGAAACACGCGCCGCAGTAGCCGGTGTGGAACCACCCTATCTATCAAAACTCAAACTCACTCTACTCATGGCTAGTCCGCTCCCCATGAGGTCCGTTTTGCAAACACGATGTAGGCGTTCTATCCAGTAAGAATAGCAGCGTGAGCCGTTCTCCACCCTTCGTTTTCATATAGAACGAGTGATGGTTTTCATATACGATTGGAAACATGATTCGGGCGTCTGACCGCAACTCCGTAATTCCTCGGTGAGAGCGTTGGATACTGTGCATATACCATCTCGTGGGTTCGAACTCGTTTGCAAACACGATTTGAGGGGACGAGAGGACCCCTAAGCATGTCTCCAAGTGTCTACGTTTATTATCACCCTGCCTGTACCTCGCAAATCGTCCAAAGAAAAGGTGGGGTGCAGGGGGGAGAATGGATGGTGTGTGCAAGGAGGACGAATCAACCGGGTAGCGATGA is a window encoding:
- a CDS encoding primase-associated protein; the protein is MSRDTPVDDEYTAYRVAALPRDEGEFQLTQLFERGYQRWMVDGEQQTEKMLADIERFTTEAFAPSTREQAAERPYVDDPGALAILTTLGAVCIMDHPKLADTPSRHLALLGDLRELYVNNIGSLVREYDDWSLHQEIAETLYAKAPGEDGVHPGRVCTDITTRPEFGEGYYLEIPLVAASRKCLARAEGDENQQGEIQAHIADNHLYVPVSDFMEKYREYAEDAFGRLLAVQETALTADQRSWLTANESAITDRIDRFFQAGQTHRVWENWSRQKRDIRTIINAVKAADADTAQLDEPQTARDLHEALEGYEPDRTWERHACNSFSTPRSLGNTLTAMQNHASVSVEHKWENRYTLTEYSDGARPIHVDGLEDLFELPCLAAMDDRLHEKKPVRKDLFNLVRMAWWLPQYRDASTEEFISDVKALFSRWSWYDDEVTEYQIRYELDNDIGGEIPLPMNCANDDMQRYCIGRDQCPYSIYGSLPFPEEMYEQIDDQPKHAPQ
- a CDS encoding ArsR family transcriptional regulator; translation: MPEPDTNPVAEFNLAAEFGAELAAAPTDERVYRVALQLYEPTRVAGVAERAECSPDTARRHLTRLVDIGVLDQVGDSPATYQRNESYFEWRKRNRLKQLSTGQLQTRLTELTAREREFRDQYGVARPDDVDAFDHADYDQLEDVWLDLSEWETVRRRIRRLEDVRQQRTGDFPSEAA
- a CDS encoding antitoxin VapB family protein, translating into MSTDYKNVRLTKDAYHALERRKREGETVSEAVARLARDRPISDLAGLFTDEEVEEIRTAQSRAYDDYSPRHREERE
- a CDS encoding type II toxin-antitoxin system VapC family toxin; the protein is MKDVGREDAAALEKAIELQDQQIPERLSVMTLYELYWGIGYVDRTQAERDNVDAILGTKEVYPVTPAIARKAGRIAGELTRRDEPLNDPSDELIGATGFVHEEPVLTKNVGHFDQIPNLEVETY
- a CDS encoding VirB4 family type IV secretion system protein, translated to MAGRFNRLLSWLPVGNREQSIDDIDDETFDRAAEILEANGDDLTKENIREQAQYLLEVEDVDEGELRIGIVQDETEQTLADRDVIAPRQLQEVSNLFESGYMVRNDQFVRTLTIHGYPERVPLGWLTDLYTTNDQVRVTQHIEPRDTGSVLRKLQKRLTQLRARLHKKHEKNQTDTHEAEADRDMVKDLIWDIILGETKLFDFAIYIEIIADTEQELDDATERVVETLGTANAKAVTLDKRQIESQDALAPLGDDPIKATQLMQETAVATMFPFIEPAVADPEGVFYGFDGTNTPVLLDRYRLSSYSKAIAGKMGSGKTFAEKHEMYHRMMMDPEIEMLVLDPLGDFVDFANDLGGQVIRFGGQNTVNPLEIRRGIDDVADDPFKKKFRSVMELFRTHFSAVADQSLSKEQEGILRRAVRLAYLKHGITPDPATHENTSPTMQDVLDILHALTDGDRPSAFLELHADADEERVRPEIEQLELRFKEADEKYAYQLLLGLEAFQHGGENDNLNGQTNVELDNRLVVIDMSMFADTGQAPLFMHVMFDWIYQRAQSSDRRTQVTIDEAHYLLRRAATTDMIDLFIRHSRHFNTAITLISQTVDEFIAKSDKKSEEAVEKARNVYNLCDIKQIFHHESVSDAMVDFHGLTPSEQNFIATAQTGEDGGYSECLLAVNDWTKSLALHVNDYEVQVLDDDLDPWEYLVDQRYIDAGDVEYLAQEGRVDDYAIPDSLLDEAGVSTAPQEADD
- a CDS encoding DNA primase, which encodes MALSWREATREELHTYYTEAFPEYVDELPSFVTVDGPREFAIAFREGYPIRKQDAPDRSFIRRNTWQTSRSGDRTVQQFEATENFVEFIQHPARYDPAQGSAYALADPDLLDRPEPRPDAVYYALDHWDRPWVLAVDIDAKDIAAERASRETTTGESTDDVETEQLRAAGILDSPPEGYPYSFDDIEQALDYGFAVQEIFEDDFAADETMVVYSGQGCHVYLLDTDREHHYDEQSREVINDLLLDEYEIPIDPVVTADRRRVMRLPYSLHADVSRVVQPIDGPGFDFRTEATPNFLDS